A region from the Pontixanthobacter aestiaquae genome encodes:
- a CDS encoding phospholipase effector Tle1 domain-containing protein: protein MSKNILIFSDGTGQIGGLKPDQKLSNVYKMYRAMRPGPDSPISYDKQIAYYDPGLGAGEVEGVSLRKIRNKAEAAIGTGIDENVIDCYEKILEYYKPGDRIFLFGFSRGAYTVRVLANVMNLCGIPTRMPDWSPLPPRGPKLRKIARLAVKSVYGHGAGKPRGQQPFLSQREEKGRRFRNDYGSAPPPSENNVQGNVQPDFIGVFDTVAALGNALLFRLFAATVLVGLVFTYLTHSEGWNAWFVYSLAAFTGLSSIWLARVVSSQIRYFEPDPDNPLSLWKPWDWLAIYRNTHLARWNRQNYDKWLDSDVGFARHALAIDESRADFPRVEWGSSGEVAKNADKEPQWLHQVWFAGCHSDIGGSYPEAESRLSDISLDWMVRELRSCFFSVQLQEHMLHMSPDPKGQQHEERILKKLGPIQLKWKVKPREVHPEHKLHYSVIQRLETDQVRHPEEIKPYRPEQLRNHPDASQYYPSKPVLRK, encoded by the coding sequence ATGTCAAAGAATATTCTGATTTTCTCCGACGGCACCGGTCAAATTGGAGGGCTGAAGCCCGATCAAAAATTGTCCAACGTCTACAAGATGTACCGGGCGATGCGACCGGGGCCTGACTCGCCCATCTCCTATGACAAGCAGATTGCCTATTATGACCCTGGTTTGGGCGCGGGCGAAGTTGAGGGCGTGTCGCTGAGGAAGATACGCAACAAAGCCGAGGCAGCAATCGGTACCGGGATCGATGAAAATGTCATCGATTGCTATGAGAAAATTCTGGAATATTACAAACCAGGCGATCGCATCTTCCTTTTTGGGTTTTCCCGAGGCGCTTATACCGTCAGAGTTCTCGCCAATGTGATGAATTTGTGCGGGATACCGACCCGTATGCCCGACTGGTCTCCCCTGCCCCCGCGCGGACCAAAGCTGAGAAAGATCGCCAGGCTCGCTGTGAAGTCGGTTTACGGTCATGGCGCGGGCAAACCGCGCGGTCAGCAACCCTTCCTCAGTCAGCGAGAAGAAAAGGGGCGGCGTTTCCGCAATGACTATGGCAGCGCACCTCCTCCAAGCGAAAACAATGTTCAGGGCAATGTGCAACCCGATTTCATCGGTGTGTTCGACACGGTTGCAGCGCTGGGAAACGCGCTGTTGTTCCGCCTATTTGCGGCGACCGTGCTCGTAGGGCTAGTGTTCACATACCTCACACATAGCGAAGGGTGGAACGCTTGGTTTGTGTATTCTCTGGCCGCCTTCACCGGTCTCAGCAGCATTTGGTTGGCCAGAGTCGTATCCTCCCAAATCCGCTATTTTGAACCCGATCCTGATAACCCTTTGTCGCTTTGGAAGCCGTGGGACTGGCTTGCAATCTACAGGAATACCCATTTGGCGCGGTGGAATAGACAAAACTACGACAAGTGGCTCGACTCCGATGTCGGTTTCGCGCGCCATGCGCTTGCCATCGACGAAAGCCGGGCCGATTTTCCGCGTGTCGAATGGGGCAGCAGCGGCGAAGTAGCCAAGAATGCAGATAAAGAGCCCCAATGGCTGCACCAAGTCTGGTTCGCAGGCTGCCATAGCGACATTGGCGGCAGCTATCCCGAAGCGGAGTCGCGCCTGAGTGACATTTCGCTCGACTGGATGGTGCGGGAGCTCAGATCCTGCTTTTTCTCGGTTCAGTTGCAAGAGCACATGCTGCATATGTCACCCGACCCAAAGGGACAGCAGCATGAGGAGCGCATTCTCAAAAAGCTCGGGCCTATCCAGCTGAAGTGGAAGGTGAAGCCAAGGGAAGTTCATCCCGAGCACAAGCTTCACTACTCTGTCATTCAGCGGTTAGAGACCGATCAGGTACGGCATCCCGAGGAAATCAAGCCATACCGACCTGAACAGTTGCGCAATCATCCTGACGCGTCGCAATATTACCCGTCCAAACCGGTTTTGCGGAAATAG
- a CDS encoding NADP-dependent isocitrate dehydrogenase has protein sequence MAKITVKNPVVELDGDEMTKIIWQWIRERLILPYLDIDLKYYDLSIEKRDETDDQITVDAANAIKEHGVGVKCATITPDEARVEEFDLKKMWRSPNGTIRNILGGVVFREPIVIDNVPRLVPGWTDPIVVGRHAFGDQYRATDTLIPGAGKLRLVFEGADGKNIDLDVFEFEQPGVAMAMYNLDDSIRDFARASFQYGLDRKWPVYLSTKNTILKKYDGRFKDLFEEIFEAEYKADFEKAGITYEHRLIDDMVAAALKWSGKFVWACKNYDGDVQSDIVAQGFGSLGLMTSVLMTPDGKTVEAEAAHGTVTRHYRQHEQGKATSTNPIASIFAWTRGLMYRGKFDGTPEVVEFAETLERVCIETVEKGQMTKDLALLIGPQQNWLTTEQFFEAIVTNLEKEMAA, from the coding sequence ATGGCGAAAATCACCGTGAAGAACCCCGTCGTCGAGCTCGACGGCGATGAAATGACCAAGATTATCTGGCAGTGGATCCGCGAACGTTTGATCCTGCCCTATCTCGACATCGATCTGAAATATTATGATCTGTCGATTGAGAAGCGCGACGAAACCGATGACCAGATTACGGTGGACGCGGCTAACGCCATCAAAGAACACGGCGTTGGCGTAAAATGTGCAACTATCACTCCCGACGAAGCCCGCGTTGAGGAGTTCGATCTCAAGAAAATGTGGCGCTCGCCCAACGGCACAATCCGCAATATCCTCGGCGGCGTTGTATTCCGTGAGCCCATCGTGATCGACAACGTTCCGCGCTTGGTGCCCGGTTGGACCGACCCGATCGTGGTTGGCCGTCACGCCTTTGGTGACCAGTACCGCGCCACTGACACGCTGATCCCTGGTGCAGGCAAGCTGCGCCTCGTGTTCGAGGGTGCCGACGGGAAGAATATCGATCTCGATGTATTCGAATTCGAACAGCCTGGTGTCGCGATGGCGATGTACAACCTCGACGATTCGATCCGCGATTTTGCCCGTGCCAGCTTCCAATACGGCTTGGACCGCAAATGGCCCGTCTACCTGTCGACCAAGAACACCATCCTCAAGAAGTATGATGGCCGCTTCAAAGACCTGTTCGAAGAAATCTTCGAAGCCGAGTATAAAGCCGATTTCGAGAAAGCCGGCATCACGTACGAGCATCGTCTGATCGACGACATGGTCGCAGCGGCTCTGAAATGGAGCGGCAAGTTCGTTTGGGCCTGTAAGAACTATGACGGCGACGTCCAGTCGGACATCGTTGCACAGGGCTTCGGCTCGCTCGGTCTGATGACGTCAGTTCTGATGACACCCGACGGGAAAACCGTGGAAGCGGAAGCTGCACACGGAACCGTCACCCGCCACTATCGCCAGCACGAGCAAGGCAAGGCGACATCCACCAATCCGATCGCGTCGATCTTCGCGTGGACCCGCGGCTTGATGTATCGCGGCAAGTTCGACGGCACGCCTGAGGTTGTGGAATTTGCAGAAACGCTCGAGCGTGTCTGCATCGAAACCGTCGAGAAAGGCCAAATGACCAAAGACCTCGCACTGCTGATCGGACCGCAACAAAACTGGCTGACCACCGAGCAATTCTTCGAGGCGATTGTTACCAATCTCGAGAAGGAAATGGCTGCGTAA
- a CDS encoding bifunctional GNAT family N-acetyltransferase/carbon-nitrogen hydrolase family protein, with translation MAKDVRGISALVRRAYDDLPAYTQGEIRGQINNFPEGCFVALLDDTLVGYCASMQLPEPVVFADHDWDEISGNGYGSRHDPTGDWLYGYEMCVDPKVRGVRIGRRLYEERRALAEERDLTGIVFGGRMPHYKRHKRKVESPQDYLDQVLAGKIHDPVLRFQLANGFEPDRILENYLPEDKRSEGNAVMMVWRNPYVERDQPVKKRLPRGVEAVRVATCQLQARAVKDYAEFLKAIEYFVDVASDYESDFIVFPELFTLMLLSFEEKELSPVEAIERLSEYTPRLKTDIADFAMRYNINIIAGSHPTRMDDGDIHNVAYVCLRDGSVHEQEKIHPTPNERYWWNIKGGDSIDVIQTDCGPIGVQICYDSEFPELSRRLADEGARIIFVPFCTDSRQGYLRVRYCAQARAIENQCYVVLSGNVGNLPNVANMDIQYAQSCILTPCDFPFARDGIAAEASENVETLTISDINLADLSWARAEGTVRNLADRRFDLYRIEWDDEGKHKGRHRPRREPIGTSTAGGG, from the coding sequence ATGGCGAAGGATGTGCGCGGGATTTCTGCTCTCGTCCGCCGAGCCTATGATGATTTGCCAGCATACACACAGGGCGAAATTCGCGGACAGATCAACAACTTTCCCGAAGGCTGCTTTGTCGCGCTGCTCGATGACACGCTCGTTGGCTATTGCGCATCGATGCAATTGCCAGAGCCGGTGGTGTTTGCCGATCACGACTGGGATGAAATTTCGGGCAATGGCTATGGCAGCCGTCACGATCCGACGGGCGACTGGCTCTATGGCTACGAAATGTGCGTCGATCCCAAAGTGCGCGGCGTGCGCATAGGACGGAGGCTTTATGAAGAGCGCCGGGCCCTTGCCGAAGAACGCGATCTGACCGGGATCGTGTTCGGCGGGCGGATGCCACATTACAAACGCCACAAACGCAAAGTCGAGAGCCCTCAGGATTACCTTGATCAGGTGCTCGCCGGAAAGATCCATGATCCGGTACTGCGCTTCCAACTCGCCAACGGATTCGAGCCTGACCGTATCCTTGAAAACTATCTGCCTGAAGACAAACGTTCCGAAGGCAACGCCGTAATGATGGTGTGGCGCAATCCCTATGTGGAGCGCGATCAGCCGGTAAAAAAACGCCTGCCGCGCGGGGTCGAAGCAGTCCGCGTCGCGACCTGCCAATTGCAGGCGCGCGCTGTGAAAGACTATGCCGAGTTCCTCAAAGCTATCGAATATTTTGTCGATGTTGCAAGCGATTACGAGTCGGACTTCATCGTCTTTCCAGAGCTGTTTACGCTCATGCTGTTGAGCTTCGAGGAGAAGGAGCTCTCTCCGGTCGAAGCCATCGAACGCCTGTCCGAATACACGCCGCGCCTGAAAACGGACATTGCCGACTTCGCCATGCGCTATAACATCAACATCATCGCTGGATCGCATCCGACGCGAATGGATGACGGGGACATCCACAATGTCGCCTATGTCTGTCTGCGCGACGGATCGGTGCATGAGCAGGAGAAGATCCACCCCACGCCCAACGAGCGCTACTGGTGGAACATAAAGGGCGGCGATTCCATCGACGTCATCCAGACTGATTGCGGGCCGATCGGCGTGCAGATCTGTTACGATAGTGAATTTCCCGAACTCTCTCGCCGGTTAGCCGATGAGGGCGCGCGGATCATTTTCGTTCCGTTCTGCACCGACAGCCGCCAAGGCTATCTCCGCGTCCGCTATTGCGCGCAGGCCCGCGCCATCGAGAACCAATGTTACGTGGTTCTATCCGGCAATGTCGGCAATCTGCCTAATGTCGCCAATATGGATATTCAATACGCACAAAGCTGTATCCTGACGCCGTGCGATTTCCCTTTCGCGCGCGACGGCATTGCCGCCGAAGCCAGCGAAAACGTCGAAACGCTGACAATCAGCGATATCAACCTTGCGGATTTGAGCTGGGCGCGCGCCGAGGGCACCGTGCGCAATCTCGCCGACCGGCGCTTCGACCTCTACCGCATCGAATGGGACGATGAAGGCAAGCACAAAGGCCGTCACCGCCCTCGCCGCGAGCCTATCGGCACTTCGACTGCCGGAGGTGGATGA
- a CDS encoding cation:proton antiporter domain-containing protein: protein MAGEIDTSSMGDALVILGAAGLVIPVFTRFRITPVIGFILIGVAVGPFGLGKLIYDIPWLSYVTITDPEALEPFAEFGIILLLFTIGLELSFKRLWQMRKLVFGLGALELLIIGTSLAIVLAMMGQYWTGAMALGLALAFSSTAIVLPISGTTSPVGRAALSMLLFEDIMIVPIIFILGALGPAAQDGGWEGLVTILWQGGLVVVALLVLGRIALPRLFAQAARTKSPELFLAASLLVVIGASLATSVVGLSPIVGAIIAGLLIAETEYHSEVEGIIEPFKGLALGIFLITVGMSIDLATIWDNLGSILTAVVLVLVFKAAVTGFLLRMMGARRSTAAETGILMASPSETTLIVLAAASAAALIQPGTAQFWQIVTAIGLTVTPLLARLGRVIARRVEPAPELEEIDHSTPPVIIIGIGRVGRLIAQMLDKHERPYLAVDSDADLIEYAKRKGYRATFGDAARGDAMNRLGMDRSPAVVLTMDEPVLAERLTRKLRKEYPDLLIVARARDTTHAAELYRAGASHAIPESLEASLQLSEAVLVDIGVAMGPVIASIHEKRDEYRAKIEQEGALDYKPQLRTSTLEN from the coding sequence ATGGCCGGGGAAATCGACACATCATCAATGGGCGACGCGCTGGTCATCCTAGGCGCTGCCGGATTGGTGATACCGGTATTCACCCGCTTTCGCATTACACCGGTCATAGGCTTTATTCTGATCGGTGTAGCCGTCGGCCCTTTTGGCCTTGGTAAGCTGATATACGACATACCCTGGCTCAGTTACGTCACGATCACCGATCCCGAGGCGCTGGAGCCCTTTGCCGAATTCGGTATTATCCTGTTGCTGTTCACCATCGGGCTCGAGCTGTCGTTCAAGCGATTGTGGCAAATGCGCAAGCTGGTCTTCGGCCTGGGCGCGCTCGAGCTCCTGATAATCGGGACGTCTCTGGCGATTGTCCTGGCAATGATGGGGCAATATTGGACCGGCGCGATGGCGCTGGGCCTGGCACTGGCATTCTCCTCGACCGCGATTGTGCTGCCAATTTCAGGCACGACGTCACCGGTGGGCCGCGCAGCACTCTCGATGCTGCTGTTCGAAGATATTATGATCGTTCCGATCATCTTCATCCTCGGCGCACTCGGGCCAGCAGCGCAAGATGGCGGCTGGGAAGGTCTGGTCACAATCTTATGGCAAGGTGGTTTGGTGGTTGTGGCGCTGCTTGTGCTTGGCCGGATTGCCTTGCCCCGCTTGTTTGCACAGGCTGCCCGTACCAAAAGCCCTGAACTGTTCTTGGCCGCTAGCCTGTTGGTCGTTATCGGTGCCAGCCTCGCCACATCCGTCGTGGGTCTTTCGCCAATTGTCGGCGCGATCATCGCCGGTCTGCTGATTGCAGAAACCGAATATCACAGCGAAGTCGAAGGCATTATCGAGCCGTTCAAAGGCCTCGCTCTGGGTATCTTCCTTATTACCGTCGGCATGAGCATCGACCTGGCGACCATCTGGGATAATCTCGGTTCCATTTTGACTGCGGTGGTCTTGGTTCTGGTATTCAAGGCCGCCGTCACCGGCTTCTTGCTGCGCATGATGGGCGCGCGGCGTAGCACAGCTGCGGAGACGGGCATCCTTATGGCCAGCCCATCGGAAACGACTTTGATCGTGCTTGCTGCCGCCAGCGCCGCCGCATTGATCCAGCCCGGGACCGCCCAATTCTGGCAAATTGTAACCGCGATTGGCCTTACGGTCACGCCGTTACTCGCACGGCTGGGCCGCGTCATAGCCCGCCGCGTCGAGCCGGCACCCGAACTGGAAGAGATCGACCACAGCACGCCTCCGGTGATCATCATCGGTATCGGCCGCGTCGGGCGGCTCATCGCACAAATGCTCGACAAGCATGAACGGCCTTATCTGGCGGTCGATTCCGATGCAGATCTTATCGAATACGCCAAACGCAAAGGTTACCGCGCGACATTTGGCGACGCTGCACGCGGCGATGCAATGAACCGCCTTGGAATGGACCGGTCGCCAGCAGTGGTCCTGACTATGGACGAACCAGTCCTTGCAGAAAGGCTGACCCGCAAGCTGCGCAAAGAGTATCCTGACCTGCTCATCGTTGCCCGCGCGCGCGATACAACGCATGCGGCAGAACTCTACCGCGCTGGCGCAAGCCATGCGATCCCGGAGAGTCTGGAAGCATCGTTACAACTCTCAGAAGCGGTGCTGGTTGACATTGGTGTTGCCATGGGTCCGGTGATTGCGTCGATTCATGAAAAGCGCGACGAATACCGAGCGAAGATCGAGCAAGAAGGCGCGCTGGACTATAAGCCACAGCTGCGCACCAGCACTTTGGAAAACTAA